The following coding sequences lie in one Bordetella genomosp. 9 genomic window:
- a CDS encoding copper chaperone PCu(A)C: MTFSRLALGAAVLAFHGAVWAHDYTAGDIALDDLWVRATAPGQTAGGGYMTIQNQGKDGDQLIAVKSDAAASVSVHQTVTSNGVSTMREAEGGVPIPGHGKVVFAPGGYHIMFMKLKAPFKEGMEIPATLSFRHAGDVQVKFKVQPLTYKAPAMSGSMHGMDMGAHKH; encoded by the coding sequence ATGACGTTTTCCCGCCTGGCCCTGGGGGCCGCTGTCCTGGCCTTTCACGGCGCCGTCTGGGCGCACGACTACACGGCCGGCGACATTGCGCTGGACGATCTATGGGTGCGGGCCACCGCGCCCGGACAAACCGCGGGCGGCGGCTACATGACGATCCAGAACCAGGGCAAGGACGGCGATCAGCTCATTGCCGTCAAGTCGGACGCGGCGGCCAGCGTCAGCGTCCACCAGACCGTCACCAGCAACGGGGTTTCGACCATGCGGGAGGCGGAGGGCGGCGTGCCGATTCCCGGGCACGGCAAGGTCGTGTTCGCGCCGGGCGGCTATCACATCATGTTCATGAAGCTGAAAGCCCCCTTCAAGGAGGGCATGGAGATCCCCGCCACGCTGAGCTTCCGCCATGCCGGCGACGTGCAGGTCAAATTCAAGGTACAGCCGCTGACCTACAAGGCGCCCGCGATGAGCGGATCCATGCATGGCATGGACATGGGCGCGCACAAGCACTGA
- a CDS encoding four-carbon acid sugar kinase family protein: MVDGAGPRPAAAQPRLAYYGDDFTGSTDTLAAVVSAGWRAVLFLDVPDPDDLARFGPLDCVGVAGTARAMPPAEMDDALPRLFRGLAATGAQVLHYKTCSTFDSAPHVGSIGHAIRLAWRTLGERPAFIVGGQPNLGRYCLFANLYARAGQNGQVYRLDRHPTMSRHPVTPMDEADLRRHLARQGLDRIASFDIEMLEQDAARQSQRLEAMLREGTPVVLFDVARAEHLPRIGGLLRGRLAAGAPLLTVGPTGAVQALIAADERDGGGSDTPGARQDAAANPAPGRVAQTFIVAGSRSPVTAAQIRAAESSGFVSLALDPAAMAAGDGDYIAAATARVCAALAEGRSVVAHTTLAEASGASRAGFTRALALAGGCLMADVLRRHPLARVGFAGGDTSSLAVQSWGARALTFSYAVSTGVAVCRVHAPGHPADGVELMLKGGQMGPPTLFADLLAGAA; encoded by the coding sequence ATGGTTGACGGTGCCGGTCCGCGTCCGGCTGCCGCGCAGCCGCGGCTGGCGTACTACGGCGACGACTTCACCGGGTCCACCGACACCCTGGCGGCCGTGGTGTCGGCGGGCTGGCGTGCGGTCCTGTTTCTGGACGTCCCGGACCCCGACGACCTGGCCCGCTTCGGACCGCTGGACTGCGTCGGCGTGGCAGGCACGGCGCGCGCCATGCCGCCTGCGGAAATGGACGACGCCCTGCCGCGCCTCTTCCGCGGATTGGCCGCTACCGGCGCCCAGGTGCTGCACTACAAAACCTGTTCGACCTTCGACAGCGCGCCGCACGTGGGCAGCATCGGCCACGCAATCCGGCTGGCGTGGCGGACCTTGGGAGAACGCCCCGCATTCATCGTGGGCGGCCAGCCGAACCTGGGCCGTTATTGCCTGTTCGCGAACCTGTATGCGCGCGCGGGACAAAACGGCCAGGTCTACCGGCTCGACCGCCATCCCACCATGAGCCGCCATCCCGTCACGCCCATGGACGAAGCCGACCTGCGGCGGCATCTGGCGCGGCAGGGATTGGATCGCATCGCCTCCTTCGATATCGAAATGCTTGAACAGGACGCCGCGCGGCAGAGCCAACGGCTTGAGGCCATGTTGCGCGAGGGGACTCCTGTGGTGCTCTTCGACGTGGCCCGCGCGGAGCACCTGCCCAGAATCGGCGGCCTGCTGCGCGGCCGGCTGGCGGCTGGCGCACCGCTGCTGACGGTGGGCCCGACCGGAGCCGTGCAGGCGCTGATCGCCGCCGATGAAAGGGATGGCGGCGGATCGGACACGCCGGGCGCGCGGCAGGATGCGGCGGCGAACCCGGCGCCGGGTCGCGTCGCCCAGACGTTCATCGTGGCGGGCAGCCGTTCGCCGGTGACCGCCGCGCAGATCCGGGCCGCGGAATCGTCAGGCTTCGTCTCGCTGGCGCTGGATCCGGCCGCCATGGCGGCGGGCGACGGCGACTACATCGCTGCCGCGACGGCCCGCGTGTGCGCGGCACTGGCCGAAGGCCGCAGTGTCGTGGCGCATACAACGCTGGCCGAGGCCTCCGGCGCGTCGCGCGCCGGCTTTACCAGGGCGCTTGCGCTTGCCGGCGGCTGTCTCATGGCCGACGTGCTGCGGCGTCATCCGCTCGCCCGCGTCGGCTTCGCCGGCGGCGATACGTCCAGCCTGGCGGTGCAATCCTGGGGCGCGCGGGCGCTCACCTTCTCCTACGCCGTCAGTACGGGCGTGGCGGTATGCAGGGTACACGCGCCCGGCCATCCCGCCGATGGTGTGGAGCTGATGCTCAAAGGCGGGCAGATGGGGCCGCCGACATTGTTCGCCGATCTGCTGGCGGGCGCGGCCTGA
- a CDS encoding VOC family protein: protein MSRLFGEVRQAGYVVHDIQKEMRHWSETLGIGPWFYAERVPVRNFMYRGQPSPIEVSVALANSGPLQIELIQQRNDAPSMYKAFLDAGRTGLQHLAYWTENFDEDVERLAAHGLKVGMSGEVGDRGRYVYYETETHPGTVIELSEVAGPKGKLFRMIREASIGWDGRDPVRPFPDLSTL, encoded by the coding sequence ATGAGTCGGTTGTTCGGCGAGGTGCGGCAGGCGGGATACGTCGTGCACGACATCCAGAAGGAAATGCGGCATTGGAGCGAGACTTTGGGCATCGGCCCGTGGTTCTATGCCGAGCGCGTGCCGGTTCGCAACTTCATGTACCGCGGCCAGCCCTCGCCCATCGAAGTGTCCGTGGCGCTGGCCAATTCCGGCCCCCTGCAGATCGAGCTGATCCAGCAGCGCAACGATGCGCCGTCGATGTACAAGGCTTTCCTGGACGCGGGCCGCACCGGCTTGCAGCACCTGGCGTACTGGACCGAGAACTTCGACGAGGACGTGGAACGTCTGGCGGCACACGGATTGAAGGTGGGCATGAGCGGCGAGGTCGGCGACCGGGGGCGCTACGTCTACTACGAGACCGAAACGCATCCCGGCACGGTCATCGAACTGTCGGAAGTGGCCGGCCCGAAGGGCAAGCTGTTCCGCATGATCCGCGAGGCATCGATCGGCTGGGACGGCCGCGATCCCGTGCGTCCCTTCCCCGATCTGTCCACCCTCTAG
- a CDS encoding aminotransferase-like domain-containing protein has product MSSPPVPGYRFAAPFEIPAASPIRSLVPYANRPGTISMAGGYPATELFDVEGLNAASAKVGARLAACLQYSNIEGQAALRAQLARLSAERGIQCDPDTELAVTGGSQQSLALLARVMLQPGDAAIIESPCFPNSRQALRHTGATVHAVPSGPDGIDLDALEALAARVQPKLVSVVATFSNPCGATLSLARRRRLLELAARYRFLLVEDDPYGELRFEGETVPPLAALAEGEQRNWVAYISSMSKTMAPALRIGWMIAPAEVRRRCVGAKAADDMASSAWIQEIVAQYIEDGRYHAHVPRIREAYAGRCDALARALTEELADRVTFRKPQGGMFCWARFNGDIDAGKVLPYAIEHEVVYVPGKAFYPDPAQADVSAMRLSFATMSAAEIRQGMVRLRAALQAYAEGRPVSVTLPA; this is encoded by the coding sequence ATGTCGTCTCCGCCCGTGCCCGGCTACCGCTTCGCGGCACCCTTTGAAATCCCCGCGGCTTCGCCCATCCGCTCCCTCGTTCCCTACGCAAACCGGCCCGGCACCATCAGCATGGCCGGCGGCTACCCGGCCACCGAACTGTTCGACGTCGAAGGCCTGAACGCCGCCTCCGCCAAGGTCGGCGCCCGATTGGCGGCCTGCCTGCAATACTCCAACATCGAAGGCCAGGCCGCGCTGCGCGCGCAACTGGCGCGGCTGTCGGCCGAACGCGGCATCCAGTGCGACCCGGACACGGAGCTTGCCGTCACCGGCGGCTCGCAACAGTCGCTGGCGCTGCTTGCGCGGGTCATGCTGCAGCCCGGCGATGCCGCCATCATCGAAAGCCCCTGTTTTCCGAATTCGCGGCAGGCCTTGCGGCACACCGGCGCGACTGTTCACGCCGTACCGTCGGGACCGGACGGCATCGACCTGGACGCCCTGGAAGCGCTGGCCGCGCGCGTCCAGCCCAAGCTGGTCAGCGTGGTGGCGACATTTTCGAATCCCTGCGGCGCCACGCTGAGCCTTGCACGGCGCCGGCGGTTGCTGGAACTGGCCGCGCGATACCGCTTCCTCCTGGTGGAGGACGATCCCTACGGGGAGCTGCGTTTCGAAGGCGAGACCGTCCCGCCGCTGGCCGCCCTGGCCGAAGGCGAACAGCGCAACTGGGTGGCGTATATCTCCAGCATGTCCAAGACCATGGCGCCGGCGCTGCGCATCGGCTGGATGATCGCGCCTGCCGAAGTGCGGCGGCGCTGCGTCGGCGCGAAGGCCGCCGACGATATGGCGTCGTCGGCCTGGATCCAGGAAATCGTCGCGCAGTACATCGAAGACGGCCGCTATCACGCCCACGTGCCGCGCATCCGCGAGGCTTACGCGGGCCGCTGCGATGCGCTGGCGCGCGCGTTGACGGAAGAACTGGCGGACCGGGTGACCTTCCGCAAGCCGCAGGGCGGCATGTTCTGCTGGGCGCGATTCAACGGCGATATCGACGCGGGCAAGGTGCTGCCCTACGCCATCGAGCACGAAGTGGTGTATGTGCCGGGCAAGGCCTTTTATCCGGACCCGGCGCAGGCCGACGTCAGCGCCATGCGCCTGTCCTTCGCCACCATGAGCGCGGCCGAGATCCGCCAGGGCATGGTGCGGCTGCGGGCTGCCTTGCAGGCCTATGCGGAAGGCCGGCCCGTGTCCGTGACGCTGCCGGCTTGA
- a CDS encoding ribulose-bisphosphate carboxylase large subunit family protein, translated as MTDTSRRDFRATYLIETPFPLEQAADVLAGEQSSGTFVRVAGETDDLRRRSRAVVESIQELGVSDTPSLPNAYLARRGVKGPFRQAHITVSFPIDNVGANLPTLAATVAGNIYDLGEMTGVKLLSLDLPADYVRRFDAPRHGVRGTRALTGRAAGPVLGTIIKPNVGMPPEETARVVAGLCAAGVDFIKDDEVMANPPHSPLAKRVEAVMRVINEHAGRTGRKVMYAFNISDDVDAMRSHAALVEAAGGTCVMASLNWCGFSAIQALRRATPLAVHGHRNGLAAMARHPALGMAFPAYQALWRLAGVDQLHVNGLGGKFYESDDSVIASARACLTAMAGDDAVMPVFSSGQWAGTVPATFAALGTEDLIFLSGGGILGHPDGAAAGVQSIRDAWEAAAAGVPLPEFARNRPALAQALAFYG; from the coding sequence ATGACGGACACATCGCGGCGCGACTTCCGCGCGACCTATCTGATCGAAACGCCCTTCCCCCTGGAACAGGCCGCCGACGTGCTGGCCGGCGAACAATCCAGCGGGACCTTCGTCCGCGTGGCGGGCGAGACCGACGACCTGCGCCGCCGCTCGCGCGCGGTGGTGGAATCGATCCAGGAGCTGGGCGTCTCGGACACGCCCAGCCTGCCCAACGCCTACCTGGCGCGGCGTGGCGTCAAAGGGCCTTTCCGGCAGGCGCATATCACCGTGTCCTTTCCCATCGACAATGTCGGCGCGAACCTGCCGACGCTGGCCGCCACGGTCGCCGGCAATATCTACGACCTGGGCGAGATGACTGGCGTCAAGCTGCTGTCCCTTGATCTGCCCGCCGATTACGTGCGCCGCTTCGATGCCCCCCGCCACGGCGTGCGGGGCACCCGGGCCCTGACCGGGCGCGCGGCGGGGCCCGTGCTGGGCACCATCATCAAGCCCAACGTCGGCATGCCGCCGGAAGAGACCGCCCGCGTCGTGGCGGGCCTGTGCGCGGCCGGCGTCGACTTCATCAAGGATGACGAAGTCATGGCGAATCCGCCGCATTCGCCGCTGGCGAAGCGGGTGGAAGCCGTGATGCGCGTGATCAACGAGCATGCGGGACGCACCGGCCGCAAGGTGATGTACGCGTTCAATATCTCGGACGACGTGGACGCCATGCGATCCCATGCCGCGCTGGTGGAGGCCGCCGGCGGCACCTGCGTGATGGCCAGCCTGAACTGGTGCGGCTTCAGCGCCATCCAGGCCTTGCGCCGGGCCACGCCGCTCGCCGTGCACGGACACCGCAACGGGCTGGCGGCGATGGCGCGGCATCCGGCGCTGGGCATGGCGTTTCCCGCCTACCAGGCCTTGTGGCGGCTCGCCGGCGTCGATCAGCTGCACGTCAACGGCCTGGGCGGCAAGTTCTACGAAAGCGACGACAGCGTGATCGCGTCGGCGCGCGCCTGCCTGACGGCGATGGCAGGCGACGATGCCGTCATGCCGGTGTTCTCGTCTGGGCAATGGGCCGGCACGGTCCCCGCCACGTTTGCCGCGCTGGGCACGGAGGACCTGATTTTCCTGTCCGGCGGAGGCATCCTGGGCCATCCCGATGGCGCCGCGGCGGGCGTGCAAAGCATCCGCGACGCCTGGGAAGCGGCGGCCGCCGGCGTGCCGCTGCCGGAATTCGCCCGCAACCGGCCGGCGCTGGCGCAGGCGCTGGCGTTCTATGGTTGA
- a CDS encoding YggS family pyridoxal phosphate-dependent enzyme yields the protein MSVSDTLASRLADLQSRIAAACRRAGRDPAEVALLPVSKTFGTDRIREAAALGLRRFGESRMQEVRDKAGALADLPIDWVVIGHLQTNKAKDAARLAAEVQSLDRLDLAQALDRRLQQEGRTLDVLVQVKTSPEPSKFGLDPAELPGFVRAVARDHPALRVRGLMTLAVNSADAQAVRACFRALRTWRDRLRDEAVQGVEMSRLSMGMSGDFELAIEEGSTEVRIGSALFGARDYGPAAAT from the coding sequence ATGTCCGTCTCCGATACCCTGGCCAGCCGCCTGGCCGACCTGCAATCCCGCATCGCCGCGGCCTGCCGCCGCGCCGGCCGCGATCCCGCCGAAGTCGCCTTGCTGCCCGTCAGCAAGACCTTCGGGACCGATCGCATCCGCGAGGCGGCCGCGCTCGGTCTGCGCCGTTTCGGCGAGAGCAGGATGCAGGAAGTCCGGGACAAGGCCGGTGCGCTGGCCGATCTGCCGATCGATTGGGTGGTGATCGGCCATCTGCAGACCAACAAGGCCAAGGACGCCGCCCGGCTGGCGGCGGAAGTCCAATCGCTGGACCGCCTGGATCTTGCGCAGGCGCTGGACCGCCGGCTGCAGCAGGAAGGGCGGACGCTGGACGTTCTGGTGCAGGTGAAAACGTCGCCGGAACCCAGCAAGTTCGGCCTGGATCCGGCGGAATTGCCGGGTTTCGTGCGCGCGGTGGCGCGCGATCATCCCGCGCTGCGCGTGCGCGGCTTGATGACCCTGGCCGTCAATTCCGCCGATGCGCAGGCGGTGCGGGCCTGTTTTCGTGCACTGCGCACCTGGCGCGACCGCCTGCGCGACGAAGCCGTGCAAGGCGTGGAGATGTCGCGGCTGTCCATGGGCATGAGCGGCGACTTCGAGCTGGCCATCGAAGAAGGCTCCACCGAAGTCCGCATCGGCAGCGCGCTGTTCGGCGCGCGCGATTACGGACCGGCCGCCGCGACCTAG